One stretch of Campylobacter sp. CCS1377 DNA includes these proteins:
- a CDS encoding metallophosphoesterase yields the protein MLFLVFSFGILLLFAIANIYIYKRFILQIHFLKPFKKIFALLLILLFLGQAIFLLFRRDDYLSDFIYGLLASFYAVSYCLFLIALLADLFKILSSFLQNKGLFLGINSKYAKTFFDIFFILLGCFFIQYSINNALGTPSVKEKEIVIPKLKENLKIILLSDIHLGKNLHEDFLQKLIEKVNVYEDIDAVVIVGDLIDTKPQNLSSYIHKLDEFKSKYGTFYALGNHEYYHDADEVIKLLKTYTKLNILINDVKILPSINIAGIADLSSYSFQSHIPDIDAIKNKLDPNLPSILLSHQPKSVDVLDLSHFDLILSGHTHAGQIFPFAFLVLLQQGYLHGLYKLKTQNQLYVSSGAGFWGPSFRTLAPSEIVLLNLKGE from the coding sequence ATGTTATTTTTAGTTTTTTCATTCGGGATATTATTACTTTTCGCTATTGCAAATATCTACATTTATAAAAGATTTATTTTGCAAATTCATTTTTTAAAACCTTTTAAAAAAATATTCGCACTGCTTTTAATACTTTTGTTTTTAGGACAAGCTATTTTCTTGCTTTTTCGTAGGGATGATTATTTAAGTGATTTTATTTATGGACTTTTAGCAAGTTTTTACGCGGTAAGTTATTGCTTATTTTTAATTGCCTTGTTAGCAGACTTATTTAAAATTTTAAGTTCTTTTTTACAAAATAAAGGGCTATTTTTGGGTATAAATTCCAAATATGCCAAAACTTTTTTTGACATTTTCTTCATATTACTAGGATGTTTTTTTATACAATACAGCATAAATAATGCCCTTGGAACACCTAGCGTAAAAGAAAAGGAAATTGTCATTCCAAAATTGAAAGAAAATTTAAAAATCATTTTGCTTAGCGACATTCATCTTGGAAAAAATTTGCATGAAGATTTTTTGCAAAAACTTATAGAAAAAGTCAATGTTTATGAGGATATTGATGCGGTAGTTATTGTAGGAGATTTAATTGATACAAAACCACAAAATTTAAGCTCTTATATTCATAAACTTGATGAATTTAAGTCCAAATATGGAACTTTTTACGCGCTAGGCAATCATGAGTATTATCACGATGCCGATGAAGTTATAAAACTCTTAAAAACATATACTAAACTTAATATTTTAATTAATGATGTCAAAATATTACCTTCAATTAATATAGCCGGTATAGCTGATTTATCTAGCTATAGTTTTCAATCTCATATTCCTGATATCGATGCTATCAAAAATAAACTTGATCCAAATTTACCTAGCATCTTGCTTTCACACCAACCAAAAAGTGTCGATGTGCTCGATCTAAGCCATTTTGATCTTATTTTAAGTGGCCATACACATGCGGGACAAATATTTCCTTTTGCATTTTTGGTATTGCTTCAGCAAGGATATTTGCACGGTTTATATAAGCTAAAAACACAAAATCAACTCTATGTAAGCAGTGGTGCTGGATTTTGGGGTCCAAGTTTTAGGACTTTAGCACCAAGCGAAATAGTACTTTTAAATTTAAAAGGAGAATAA
- a CDS encoding methylated-DNA--[protein]-cysteine S-methyltransferase — MFKIYYSTPFCYLSLQSDGKTLIQLDFCDDKGEEKSCEILLQACKELDLYFLGKLKKFSIPLRVQGSKFEQKVYQALMQIPYGKTATYKEIAQNINHPKAFRAVGNANSKNQLPIFIPCHRVVASNGIGGYNGGIKIKKFLMELERKFI, encoded by the coding sequence ATGTTTAAAATATATTATTCCACTCCCTTTTGTTACCTATCTTTACAAAGTGATGGAAAAACCCTTATACAGCTTGATTTTTGTGATGATAAAGGCGAAGAAAAAAGCTGTGAAATTTTGCTACAAGCTTGCAAGGAACTTGATTTATATTTTTTAGGAAAATTAAAAAAATTTAGCATTCCTCTAAGAGTACAAGGTAGCAAATTTGAACAAAAAGTTTATCAAGCTTTAATGCAAATTCCTTATGGAAAAACTGCCACTTATAAAGAAATTGCCCAAAATATCAATCATCCTAAAGCTTTTCGTGCAGTAGGAAACGCAAATTCTAAAAATCAACTTCCTATTTTTATCCCATGTCACCGTGTTGTTGCAAGCAATGGCATAGGCGGATATAACGGTGGAATTAAAATCAAAAAATTTTTAATGGAGCTTGAGAGAAAATTTATTTGA
- a CDS encoding lytic transglycosylase domain-containing protein, with the protein MRLFLFLFLFLTFPFAAEYDLKTLRIKENSLAKDYYIHRLLEEKKINKKEAQNLANHIFRYVGKIKTEFEKLVPVQTYIDPAYAPCFNYNKKTILDANLTCKNYRSNSLYFISSLDKTTRTKLAKELKQNYPNSAFKLEAFNQDNPLAYSAQKLNSSAFLQFYDYFKNNDLVLSDEFVNELAKHGSFKTFAQNIIIKKKNPKIRASLVNINPQIVKEDTAFYLGVNALLHDEEKQAFAFFQQAYLSFKMSYTKDNALFWMYLISKNEQYLETLAQSNSLNIYALYAKELRNKPFPEIIVLTADDKKSNFDLLDPFLWQNLNKQIQNADEAELLKLAKQFNSQHTLAIYAYIMERVSKFKKNYFIMPYFEYLKDYPVQRQALIMAIARQESRFIPTAISTSYALGVMQFMPFLANHIGQKELKIPNFDQDEVFKPEVAYYFANHHLNYLETYLNSPVFVAYAYNGGIGFTRRMLERPDMFKEGKYEPFLSMELVPYQESRIYAKKVLANYIVYQALLNDNIKISSIFENLIQNKANLANKL; encoded by the coding sequence ATGAGATTATTTTTATTTTTATTTTTATTTTTGACTTTTCCTTTTGCTGCTGAATATGATTTAAAAACTTTAAGAATTAAAGAAAATTCTTTAGCAAAAGATTATTATATTCATAGACTTTTAGAAGAGAAAAAAATCAATAAAAAAGAAGCGCAAAATTTAGCAAATCATATTTTTCGTTATGTGGGAAAAATAAAAACCGAATTTGAGAAATTAGTTCCTGTTCAAACCTATATTGATCCAGCTTATGCCCCATGTTTTAATTATAATAAAAAAACCATTTTAGATGCCAATCTTACTTGTAAAAATTACCGTAGCAATTCTTTATATTTTATATCTTCCTTAGACAAAACAACAAGAACAAAGCTTGCTAAAGAATTAAAACAAAACTATCCAAATTCGGCTTTTAAGCTTGAAGCTTTTAATCAAGATAATCCTTTAGCCTATAGTGCTCAAAAACTTAATTCATCAGCTTTTTTGCAATTTTATGATTATTTTAAAAATAATGATCTTGTTTTAAGCGATGAATTTGTCAATGAGCTTGCTAAACATGGGTCTTTTAAAACTTTTGCTCAAAATATCATTATTAAGAAGAAAAATCCAAAAATCCGTGCTTCTTTGGTAAATATCAATCCACAAATAGTTAAGGAAGATACAGCTTTTTATTTAGGAGTAAATGCTTTGTTGCATGATGAAGAAAAACAGGCTTTTGCATTTTTTCAACAAGCTTATTTAAGTTTTAAGATGTCTTATACTAAAGACAATGCGCTTTTTTGGATGTATTTAATCAGTAAAAATGAGCAATATTTGGAAACTTTAGCACAAAGCAATTCTTTAAATATTTATGCATTGTATGCTAAGGAACTTAGAAATAAACCTTTTCCAGAAATTATTGTTTTGACAGCAGACGATAAAAAATCTAATTTTGATTTATTAGATCCTTTTTTGTGGCAAAATTTAAATAAGCAGATTCAAAACGCTGACGAAGCCGAGCTTTTAAAGCTTGCAAAGCAGTTTAATTCTCAACATACCTTAGCTATTTATGCTTATATTATGGAAAGAGTTTCTAAATTCAAGAAAAATTATTTTATTATGCCTTATTTTGAATATTTAAAAGATTATCCTGTTCAAAGACAAGCTTTAATTATGGCTATTGCCAGACAAGAGAGTCGCTTTATTCCTACGGCTATTTCAACCTCTTATGCTTTAGGCGTAATGCAATTTATGCCATTTTTAGCTAATCATATAGGACAAAAAGAGTTGAAAATTCCAAATTTTGATCAAGATGAGGTATTTAAACCTGAAGTAGCTTATTATTTTGCTAATCATCATTTAAATTATTTGGAAACTTATCTTAATTCCCCTGTTTTTGTAGCTTATGCCTATAATGGCGGTATAGGATTTACTAGAAGAATGTTGGAGCGTCCAGATATGTTCAAGGAAGGCAAATACGAACCTTTTTTATCTATGGAGCTTGTGCCTTATCAAGAAAGCAGAATTTATGCTAAAAAAGTTTTGGCTAATTATATTGTGTATCAAGCTCTATTGAACGATAATATAAAGATTTCGAGTATTTTTGAAAATTTAATTCAAAACAAGGCAAATCTTGCAAACAAACTTTAG
- the gltX gene encoding glutamate--tRNA ligase: MYRFAPSPTGDMHIGNLRAAIFNYICARQNNTDFILRIEDTDKARNIAGKEEEIKEILKLFGISWQHYYVQSENLKFHRQMALKLVSEKKAFACFCTEEELESKKELAKKQGKAYRYDGTCENLADIDVLKCEKPFVIRLKKPNQTMKFRDFIKGELSFEPENIDSFVIMRTDKTPTYNFACAVDDMLENVTCIIRGEDHVSNTPKQEHIRASLGYEKAMTYAHLPIILNEEGVKMSKREAHSSVKWLLESGILPSTIANYLIMLGNKTPCEIFTLEEAITWFDISKVSKAPARFDLKKLLQINREHIKMMPNDELNKLLNLGKDVAALAKFYTQEASTIKELKEKISLIFGVKNYAEFEDECKTIKVALRDLALSENYEDFKNELMKKTELKGKKFFMPLRIILTGSIHGPELNDLYPHIKDFIYDLVRI, translated from the coding sequence ATGTATCGTTTTGCTCCATCTCCTACTGGAGATATGCACATAGGAAATTTGCGTGCGGCTATTTTTAATTACATTTGTGCTAGACAAAATAACACGGATTTTATTTTGCGTATAGAAGATACGGATAAAGCTAGAAATATCGCAGGAAAAGAAGAGGAAATTAAGGAAATTTTGAAGCTTTTTGGAATTTCTTGGCAGCATTATTATGTGCAAAGTGAGAATTTGAAATTTCACCGTCAAATGGCTTTAAAACTTGTTAGCGAAAAAAAGGCTTTTGCTTGTTTTTGCACAGAAGAGGAATTGGAAAGCAAAAAAGAACTTGCCAAAAAGCAAGGCAAGGCTTATCGCTATGATGGCACTTGTGAGAATTTGGCTGATATAGATGTTTTAAAATGTGAAAAACCTTTTGTAATCCGCCTTAAAAAGCCTAATCAAACAATGAAATTTAGAGACTTTATTAAAGGTGAGCTAAGTTTTGAGCCTGAAAATATTGACTCTTTTGTGATTATGAGAACAGATAAGACGCCTACTTATAATTTTGCTTGTGCGGTTGATGATATGCTCGAAAATGTTACTTGCATTATCCGCGGCGAAGATCATGTCTCTAATACGCCAAAACAAGAACATATCCGTGCGAGTTTAGGTTATGAAAAAGCTATGACTTATGCACATTTGCCTATCATTTTAAATGAAGAAGGAGTGAAAATGAGCAAAAGAGAGGCGCATTCTTCGGTAAAATGGCTACTTGAAAGCGGAATTTTACCGAGTACTATTGCGAATTATCTTATCATGCTAGGCAATAAAACTCCTTGTGAAATTTTTACTTTAGAAGAGGCTATTACTTGGTTTGATATTTCTAAAGTTTCTAAAGCTCCGGCAAGATTTGATCTTAAAAAGCTTTTACAGATTAATCGCGAACATATAAAAATGATGCCAAATGATGAGCTCAATAAACTTTTAAATTTAGGTAAAGATGTAGCAGCACTAGCCAAATTTTATACTCAAGAAGCAAGTACTATAAAAGAGCTTAAGGAAAAAATTAGTTTGATTTTTGGTGTTAAAAATTATGCTGAATTTGAGGATGAGTGTAAAACTATCAAAGTTGCTTTGCGTGATTTGGCTTTGAGTGAAAATTATGAAGACTTTAAAAATGAGTTAATGAAAAAAACCGAGCTTAAAGGTAAGAAATTTTTTATGCCATTAAGAATCATCTTAACAGGAAGCATCCATGGCCCAGAACTTAATGATTTGTATCCGCATATAAAAGATTTTATTTATGATTTGGTAAGGATATAA
- a CDS encoding phosphatidylserine decarboxylase — protein MAFSNLTSNIFGHIAKINFPKPLQNFINQKYIEFFNINMSEFKNANEYENLNALFTRKLQKERMIEDDFISPCDGKILQCSKSHKIKTKHFAFSIKGKEYSLEELLKNNYDKNDLEQKLEYVNIYLSPKDYHRYHAPCDMQILSAAYTKGVLFSVNEKHLNKIKSVYTQNERVSLKCLIDNKFLVWLVFVGAQNVGKMRFNFDESIQTNAKIKHDFIHNYEKLYFKKGEELGNFELGSTIVIIAQKGFLDFKLQEMQQIKFGEQIAKFVKN, from the coding sequence ATGGCATTTTCAAATTTAACTTCAAATATTTTTGGACATATTGCAAAAATCAATTTTCCAAAGCCCTTACAAAATTTTATCAACCAAAAATACATAGAATTTTTTAACATTAATATGAGTGAATTTAAAAATGCAAACGAATATGAAAATCTAAATGCTCTATTTACAAGAAAATTGCAAAAAGAAAGAATGATAGAAGATGATTTTATCAGTCCTTGTGATGGAAAAATTTTACAATGCTCTAAAAGCCATAAAATTAAAACTAAACATTTTGCTTTTAGTATCAAAGGTAAAGAATACTCACTTGAAGAATTATTAAAAAATAATTATGATAAAAACGATTTAGAACAAAAACTTGAATATGTTAATATCTATCTTTCGCCAAAAGATTACCACCGCTACCATGCACCTTGTGATATGCAAATTTTAAGCGCTGCTTACACTAAAGGGGTGCTTTTTAGTGTCAATGAAAAACACCTTAATAAAATCAAAAGCGTTTATACTCAAAATGAGAGAGTCTCTTTAAAATGTTTGATTGATAATAAATTTTTAGTATGGCTTGTTTTTGTTGGCGCCCAAAATGTTGGAAAAATGCGTTTTAATTTTGACGAAAGCATACAAACTAATGCGAAAATCAAACATGATTTTATACATAATTATGAAAAGCTTTATTTTAAAAAAGGCGAAGAATTAGGAAATTTTGAACTAGGTTCTACTATAGTTATCATTGCGCAAAAAGGCTTTTTAGATTTCAAGCTTCAAGAAATGCAGCAGATTAAATTTGGAGAACAAATTGCTAAATTCGTAAAAAATTAA
- the mobB gene encoding molybdopterin-guanine dinucleotide biosynthesis protein B: MKQLVMAFSGPSNSGKTTLITKIANEFINQDLKVLIIKHDPSDKAQFDFNGKDSFKFFQSGAEVMVLSPTRTTFFSHQERDIFSALRISPDFDLCLVEGLKTLDLPRISVFCKEIDESYFAFSNAVASYEKISHKSLVWLDLNDIQGICEYILQNAKKLKGEL, from the coding sequence ATGAAACAATTGGTTATGGCTTTTAGCGGTCCTTCAAATTCAGGCAAAACAACTTTGATTACAAAAATTGCAAATGAATTTATAAATCAAGATTTAAAAGTGCTAATTATCAAACACGATCCTTCTGATAAAGCGCAATTTGATTTTAACGGTAAGGATAGCTTTAAATTTTTTCAAAGTGGCGCCGAAGTGATGGTGCTTAGCCCTACAAGAACAACTTTTTTTTCGCATCAAGAAAGGGATATTTTTAGTGCTTTAAGAATATCGCCTGATTTTGATTTGTGTTTGGTTGAGGGTTTAAAAACACTTGATTTGCCACGCATTAGTGTCTTTTGTAAGGAAATTGATGAAAGCTATTTCGCTTTTTCAAATGCTGTTGCAAGTTATGAAAAAATTTCGCATAAAAGTTTGGTTTGGCTTGATTTAAATGATATACAAGGAATTTGTGAATATATTTTACAAAATGCAAAAAAATTAAAAGGAGAATTATAA
- a CDS encoding class 1 fructose-bisphosphatase, whose protein sequence is MQELISYIQEAVLEISKALKFPDTSYSQNQNSTGDTQLKFDVLSDEIITKTLSKCSSIKAIISEEKDEILTINEKAKFVVAYDPLDGSSLMDVNFAIGSIFAIYEEKADAKNLKAALYSMYGARLELVICEDLPKLYRVNENNEFIFVKELKMQEKGKINATGGTQKFWEEKHAKFIKELFDEGYRLRYSGAMVSDINQILLKGGGLFSYPATKDAPKGKLRAFFEVFPLAFIIERAGGKTTNGKNNSLLELKFDEIHATTPCFFGSNYEISKLLKAYNE, encoded by the coding sequence ATGCAAGAACTTATCTCTTACATACAAGAAGCAGTTTTAGAAATTTCTAAAGCTTTGAAATTTCCTGATACAAGTTACAGTCAAAATCAAAATTCCACTGGTGATACCCAGCTTAAATTTGATGTCTTAAGTGATGAAATCATCACAAAAACTTTAAGTAAATGTTCTAGCATTAAAGCTATTATCAGCGAGGAAAAAGATGAAATTTTAACTATCAATGAAAAGGCTAAATTTGTAGTTGCTTATGATCCGCTTGATGGTTCAAGTTTAATGGATGTTAATTTTGCTATAGGTTCGATTTTTGCCATTTATGAAGAAAAAGCAGATGCGAAAAATTTAAAAGCTGCACTTTATAGTATGTATGGAGCGCGTTTGGAACTTGTGATTTGTGAAGATTTACCAAAACTTTACCGCGTTAATGAAAATAATGAATTTATTTTTGTCAAAGAACTTAAAATGCAAGAAAAAGGCAAAATCAACGCTACAGGTGGTACTCAAAAATTTTGGGAAGAAAAGCACGCTAAATTCATTAAAGAATTATTTGATGAAGGCTATCGTTTAAGGTATTCAGGAGCTATGGTAAGCGATATAAATCAAATTTTACTCAAAGGTGGCGGACTTTTTAGCTATCCAGCAACAAAAGACGCTCCTAAAGGAAAATTGCGTGCTTTTTTTGAAGTCTTTCCTTTAGCCTTTATCATAGAAAGAGCAGGCGGTAAAACCACAAATGGCAAAAATAATTCTTTATTGGAGCTTAAATTTGATGAAATCCACGCCACAACGCCTTGCTTTTTTGGATCAAATTATGAAATTTCAAAGCTTTTAAAGGCATATAATGAGTGA
- the metG gene encoding methionine--tRNA ligase has product MRYITTPIYYVNDVPHLGHAYTTIIADTLARFYRLQGHETRFLTGTDEHGQKIEEAAKVRNFSPKEYADKISLEFKKLWDEFEITYDIYARTTDNRHIEFVKAMFLKMWQKGDIYKDEYEGHYCVSCESFFTKSQLVNDCACPDCGKNTSLLKEESYFFKLSKYQDKILQWYEEKDPILPKNKKNELINFIQGGLKDLSITRTSFDWGINLPKEINDEKHIIYVWLDALFIYVSSLDYGTEGENAKFWPAHVHLVGKDILRFHAIYWPAFLMSADLPLPEIIGAHGWWTRDGEKMSKSKGNVVKPKEVVDVYGLEAFRYFLLREVPFGNDGDFSEAMLINRINAELSNEFGNLLNRIIGMSTKYSGGEILQNEVLKLYKDELDTAKEYLNLAIEFLENLQCNRYLEELFKALSVANLAISKYEPWNLIKENKNNEANALVALCANILAKVSILLSPALPKSCQKVAKALNFEISSQNYEKLIIKNELLNFKANACEALFPKVEKALLSEEKQEIKKEESPKIKIDDFVKIEIKVAKVLDCQNIEGSEKLLKFQLELDNKEVRQVLSGIAKYYKASDLIGKQVCVISNLKKAKIFGFESDGMILSAKSGDKLVLISPEQLVENGSLIG; this is encoded by the coding sequence ATGCGTTATATTACTACTCCAATTTATTATGTAAATGATGTGCCTCATTTAGGACACGCTTATACGACTATCATAGCCGATACGCTGGCTAGATTTTATCGTTTACAAGGGCATGAAACGAGATTTTTAACCGGAACTGATGAACATGGACAAAAGATAGAAGAAGCCGCAAAAGTAAGAAATTTTAGCCCAAAAGAATACGCCGATAAAATCAGTTTAGAATTTAAAAAACTTTGGGATGAATTTGAAATCACTTATGATATTTACGCTAGAACGACAGATAATAGACATATTGAATTTGTTAAAGCTATGTTTTTAAAAATGTGGCAAAAAGGCGATATTTATAAAGATGAATACGAAGGGCATTATTGTGTATCTTGTGAGAGTTTTTTTACCAAATCTCAACTTGTGAATGATTGTGCCTGTCCTGATTGTGGCAAAAATACTTCGCTTTTAAAAGAAGAAAGTTATTTTTTCAAACTCTCAAAATACCAAGATAAAATTTTACAATGGTATGAAGAAAAAGATCCTATATTACCAAAAAACAAAAAAAATGAGCTGATTAATTTTATACAAGGCGGTTTGAAAGATTTATCCATCACTAGAACGAGTTTTGATTGGGGGATTAATTTACCAAAAGAAATCAACGATGAAAAGCATATCATTTATGTATGGCTTGATGCGCTTTTTATTTATGTAAGTTCTCTTGATTATGGCACTGAAGGTGAAAATGCAAAATTTTGGCCTGCTCATGTACATTTAGTGGGTAAGGATATTTTGCGTTTTCATGCGATTTATTGGCCTGCTTTTTTAATGAGCGCGGATTTGCCTTTACCTGAAATTATTGGAGCACATGGTTGGTGGACTAGGGATGGTGAGAAAATGAGCAAATCTAAAGGTAATGTTGTAAAGCCTAAGGAAGTTGTGGATGTTTATGGTTTGGAAGCTTTTAGATATTTTTTACTCAGAGAAGTGCCTTTTGGAAATGATGGAGATTTTAGTGAAGCTATGTTAATAAATCGCATCAATGCGGAGCTTAGCAATGAATTTGGAAATTTGTTAAATCGCATCATAGGAATGAGTACTAAATATAGCGGTGGTGAAATTTTGCAAAATGAGGTTTTAAAGCTTTATAAAGATGAATTAGATACTGCAAAAGAATATTTAAACTTAGCGATAGAATTTTTAGAAAATTTGCAATGTAATCGCTATTTAGAAGAGCTTTTTAAGGCTTTAAGTGTGGCAAATTTGGCTATTAGTAAATACGAGCCTTGGAATTTAATCAAAGAAAACAAAAATAATGAGGCAAATGCCCTTGTAGCGCTTTGTGCAAATATTTTGGCCAAAGTCAGTATTTTACTAAGTCCTGCTTTACCAAAATCTTGTCAAAAAGTGGCAAAAGCTTTAAATTTTGAAATTTCAAGTCAAAATTATGAAAAACTCATCATTAAAAACGAGCTTTTAAATTTCAAAGCAAACGCTTGTGAAGCTTTATTTCCAAAAGTAGAAAAAGCCCTTTTAAGCGAGGAAAAACAAGAAATAAAAAAAGAAGAAAGTCCTAAGATAAAGATTGATGATTTTGTAAAAATTGAGATAAAAGTTGCTAAAGTGCTTGATTGTCAAAACATAGAAGGAAGCGAAAAGCTTTTAAAATTCCAGCTTGAGTTGGATAATAAAGAAGTCCGCCAAGTGCTCTCAGGCATAGCTAAATACTATAAAGCAAGTGATTTGATTGGAAAACAAGTTTGCGTGATAAGTAATCTTAAAAAAGCTAAGATTTTCGGGTTTGAGAGCGACGGAATGATACTTTCAGCAAAAAGCGGCGATAAACTTGTATTAATTAGTCCAGAACAACTTGTAGAAAATGGTTCTTTAATCGGATAA
- a CDS encoding YggT family protein: MIIDSLFQSLLQMIQILISIYTWIIVITAFLSWVNPDPYNPIVQILYKLSYPAYALVRKIPTRIGNIDLAPLIIILVLQFISVLIANMF; this comes from the coding sequence ATGATTATTGATTCTTTGTTTCAGTCCTTATTACAAATGATTCAAATTCTTATCAGTATTTATACTTGGATTATTGTTATTACGGCTTTTTTGAGCTGGGTAAATCCTGATCCTTATAATCCTATCGTGCAGATTTTATATAAACTTAGCTATCCTGCTTATGCTTTGGTAAGGAAAATTCCAACACGCATTGGAAATATCGATTTGGCGCCATTAATTATTATTTTGGTTTTACAATTTATTAGTGTGTTGATTGCTAATATGTTTTAA